From the Teredinibacter turnerae T7901 genome, one window contains:
- a CDS encoding TIM-barrel domain-containing protein, protein MQLTHLIRSSFLCTQIALTSLLLACSQSTQLNNAKNTADASSAVTRTEHGIIVHPHTGAAKSVRLQVFDENIIRVTSSPADKIELPASIMVNGKPQKVPFEINETEKNVTLQTPKMSVQVAIGDGKIVFTDNNGKRLQTLNSGKFNPVTRDPSGAPADTHEISQSFSTEKSDAFYGLGQQQNGQVNLAGENLYLTTYNLIITIPFLTSSKPFAILWDNNSDSRFGDPEPAKPLFENFTLFNAKGEQGALTARYFDGDQLLLERDEKDLNYQFLSNNSIREFPLPEVTEAAKNLRIEWLGSIQSNTSGTQEILMYSSGYAKLSIDNTLLLDRWRMNWNPWYHNTKVAFAKDQKKSFKLEWEPGGGYMRVLSHAPSAESRKERITFSSDVAKAIDYYVVAGQSKDEQIAGYRQLTGKSVLLPRWAYGFWQSRERYKSSDEIVTAVKEYRSRKIPLDNIVLDWSYWPVDAWGSHDFDKTYFPDPSELVSQVHDLNAHIMISVWPKFYPTTENYKALDKYGFMLNRNIEEGNKDWIYPGFLNGFYDAYNPDARALFWQQLDAKINQKGFDAWWLDAVEPDIHSNVSWNKRKELMSPNHAGTGAQVFNAYAVPHAESVYQGDRASAPDTRVFILTRSGFGGIQRTASAIWSGDTVSRWSNLHEQIAAGINTGLAGMPNWTFDIGGFTPEDRYRSFEGKSVGPYTEMDPSQLPEWQELNTRWYQLGAFLPIYRSHGQNPYREIYNIAAEGSEAYDSMVWYTQLRYRLLPYIYSQAGDMFHKDATLMRGLAMDFPMDSKAASINDEYLFGPHLLVAPISDFGKRERQVYLPRDTLWYDFYDATLYTGGRTITAEAPLSRIPLYVKAGSILVTGPTAQFAKQTANGPLTITVYTGADGEFELYEDDGESYDYEQGAWSRIPLQYDDQSKQLTIGARLGEFNGMATERDLNIRWISAKNSDSADFDKLVSQTVRYRGKPLQVTLGQ, encoded by the coding sequence ATGCAACTGACCCATTTAATCAGAAGTAGTTTTTTATGTACCCAAATCGCGCTCACGAGCCTGTTACTCGCTTGTTCGCAGAGTACACAACTCAACAACGCCAAAAACACAGCAGACGCCAGCTCTGCAGTGACACGCACTGAGCACGGTATTATTGTGCATCCTCACACGGGCGCCGCTAAGTCAGTTCGGCTGCAGGTATTTGATGAAAATATCATTCGTGTTACCAGTTCTCCTGCCGATAAGATTGAGTTGCCAGCCAGTATTATGGTTAATGGTAAACCACAAAAAGTGCCGTTTGAAATAAATGAGACTGAAAAAAACGTCACATTGCAGACACCAAAAATGTCGGTACAGGTCGCTATTGGCGACGGTAAAATCGTTTTTACCGATAACAACGGTAAGCGCCTGCAAACGCTGAATAGCGGTAAATTTAATCCAGTTACCCGCGATCCCAGCGGCGCACCTGCCGATACCCATGAGATATCACAATCTTTTTCAACCGAAAAATCAGACGCATTCTACGGTTTGGGGCAGCAGCAAAACGGCCAGGTAAACCTGGCCGGCGAAAACCTCTACCTCACTACCTACAATTTAATTATTACGATACCGTTTCTTACCTCATCAAAGCCGTTCGCGATCCTCTGGGATAACAACAGTGACTCTCGCTTCGGCGACCCCGAGCCAGCAAAACCCCTGTTTGAAAACTTCACACTTTTCAACGCCAAGGGCGAGCAAGGGGCGCTTACCGCTCGCTACTTCGATGGCGACCAGCTTTTGCTGGAACGCGATGAAAAAGACTTAAATTATCAGTTTCTCAGCAACAACAGCATCCGCGAATTTCCGCTGCCGGAGGTCACAGAAGCAGCAAAAAATTTACGCATAGAATGGCTGGGCAGTATCCAAAGCAACACCAGTGGCACGCAGGAAATTCTCATGTATTCCAGCGGCTATGCCAAATTAAGTATAGACAACACGCTGCTGCTTGATCGTTGGCGGATGAACTGGAACCCCTGGTACCACAACACCAAAGTGGCATTTGCCAAGGATCAAAAAAAATCCTTCAAACTCGAATGGGAACCCGGTGGCGGTTACATGAGAGTACTAAGCCACGCACCATCTGCAGAATCCCGCAAAGAACGTATCACCTTCAGTTCAGACGTTGCTAAAGCCATTGATTACTACGTGGTTGCAGGTCAATCAAAGGATGAACAAATCGCCGGGTACCGACAACTCACTGGCAAATCTGTACTTCTACCGCGTTGGGCCTACGGCTTTTGGCAAAGCCGGGAGCGATACAAAAGCAGCGACGAAATCGTAACGGCTGTTAAAGAGTACCGCAGTAGGAAGATCCCGCTAGACAATATTGTCCTGGACTGGTCCTACTGGCCCGTCGATGCCTGGGGTAGTCACGATTTTGATAAAACATATTTTCCAGACCCATCCGAGCTGGTAAGCCAGGTGCACGATCTCAATGCCCATATCATGATCTCCGTTTGGCCCAAATTTTACCCAACGACGGAAAACTATAAAGCGCTCGACAAATACGGTTTCATGCTCAATCGCAATATCGAAGAAGGTAACAAAGACTGGATTTACCCCGGTTTTCTCAACGGGTTTTATGACGCCTACAATCCGGATGCACGCGCACTTTTCTGGCAGCAGTTGGATGCGAAAATTAATCAGAAAGGCTTCGACGCCTGGTGGCTGGATGCGGTGGAGCCAGATATCCACTCCAATGTTAGCTGGAACAAACGCAAGGAGCTTATGAGCCCAAACCATGCCGGTACCGGTGCTCAAGTATTTAATGCCTACGCGGTTCCCCATGCGGAAAGTGTTTACCAGGGGGATCGAGCCAGCGCACCAGACACCCGTGTGTTCATTCTCACTCGCTCAGGATTTGGAGGCATACAGCGTACCGCTTCGGCGATCTGGAGCGGGGACACTGTATCGCGCTGGTCCAATCTTCACGAACAAATTGCCGCTGGTATAAATACTGGACTTGCTGGAATGCCCAACTGGACATTTGATATAGGCGGCTTTACTCCGGAAGATCGCTATCGTTCGTTCGAAGGCAAAAGCGTCGGGCCCTACACCGAAATGGACCCTTCCCAGTTACCCGAATGGCAAGAGCTAAATACGCGCTGGTACCAGCTGGGCGCATTTCTTCCCATTTACCGCTCCCACGGGCAAAACCCCTACCGCGAGATTTATAACATCGCTGCTGAAGGTAGTGAAGCTTATGACTCCATGGTGTGGTACACCCAGCTGCGCTACCGTTTGCTTCCCTACATTTATTCCCAAGCAGGCGATATGTTCCACAAAGATGCAACCTTGATGCGCGGTCTGGCGATGGATTTTCCAATGGATTCCAAAGCCGCATCAATTAACGACGAGTATCTTTTTGGCCCCCATTTACTGGTAGCTCCAATATCCGATTTCGGTAAGCGGGAACGCCAGGTTTATCTGCCAAGAGATACCCTGTGGTACGATTTTTACGATGCAACTCTGTACACAGGCGGCCGCACTATCACAGCCGAAGCACCCCTCAGCCGCATACCTTTATATGTGAAAGCCGGTTCCATTTTGGTGACCGGGCCCACAGCGCAATTCGCGAAGCAAACTGCCAATGGCCCGCTTACGATCACGGTTTATACGGGTGCAGACGGCGAATTTGAGCTGTATGAGGACGACGGTGAAAGTTACGACTACGAACAAGGCGCATGGTCGCGCATTCCGTTGCAATATGATGATCAGTCAAAACAGCTCACCATCGGCGCGCGGCTCGGCGAGTTTAACGGCATGGCCACAGAGCGCGACTTGAATATTCGCTGGATCAGCGCTAAAAAT
- a CDS encoding DUF5597 domain-containing protein: MTSFIYRSLLLVLIFSASATLYGKELPELRTKNGKHALFVDGQPFLMLAAQANNSSNYAAALEKVWPVVHEIQANTLEINVAWEQVEPREGQFDFSFVDTLIKQARQHDIKLVLLWFATWKNNAPHYAPAWVKLDNARFPRVETDDGRILNSLSPHFKSTLNADKKAFVALMKHLKKVDKHHQVIMVQVQNEVGTYGSVRDFSTQANSLFSQPVPKLLRDALALPDGNWTQAFGSNASEFFHAYSIARYCNDIAEAGKAIHPLPMTINVALRNPFNPGKPGSYSSGGATDNVIDIWKVAAPAIDIIAPDIYFRDYRTATKILDIYARDDNPLFVAEIGNDQPYARYLFETLGRGGIGIAPFGMDTTGYTNYPLGAKGYRSEDFAPFAEVFALLSPWAHQWAKISYEYPVWGVAEPVDTEKAQAVWNSANTVTKAAQKNLATELTQVLDLGLWNAEVTYGRPMFWIDPPKGNNPASGGALVAKLSENSFLVTGLRSRVTFMPSSELSDKRTMIVRVEEGHFSDKGKWVFERVWNGDQTDWGLNFDDQHHLLKITMATY; the protein is encoded by the coding sequence GTGACATCGTTTATCTACCGCAGCTTACTATTGGTACTGATATTCAGTGCTTCTGCGACTTTGTACGGCAAAGAATTACCCGAGTTGCGGACAAAAAATGGTAAGCATGCGCTATTCGTCGACGGGCAACCCTTTTTAATGCTAGCCGCGCAGGCAAACAACTCCAGCAATTACGCCGCTGCACTAGAAAAAGTATGGCCCGTTGTTCATGAAATTCAGGCAAACACATTAGAGATCAATGTTGCCTGGGAACAGGTGGAACCACGCGAGGGGCAGTTCGATTTTAGCTTCGTGGACACACTTATAAAACAAGCGCGACAACACGATATTAAACTCGTGCTGCTCTGGTTCGCCACATGGAAAAATAATGCCCCGCATTACGCGCCTGCCTGGGTAAAACTCGATAATGCACGTTTTCCCAGAGTCGAAACCGACGATGGAAGAATATTAAACTCCCTTTCTCCGCACTTCAAATCAACACTGAATGCGGATAAAAAAGCATTTGTCGCCCTGATGAAGCATCTAAAAAAAGTCGACAAACATCACCAAGTGATCATGGTACAAGTTCAAAACGAGGTAGGTACTTACGGGAGTGTACGCGACTTTTCTACACAGGCGAACTCACTGTTCTCACAACCCGTACCAAAATTGCTCCGCGATGCATTAGCGTTGCCGGATGGCAACTGGACTCAAGCGTTTGGCAGCAATGCAAGTGAATTTTTCCACGCCTACAGCATTGCACGCTATTGCAATGACATCGCCGAAGCAGGGAAAGCCATACACCCCCTCCCTATGACAATTAACGTCGCATTGCGTAACCCGTTTAACCCCGGAAAACCCGGGAGCTACTCAAGCGGAGGTGCAACCGACAATGTTATTGATATTTGGAAAGTAGCGGCACCTGCAATTGATATTATTGCCCCAGATATATACTTTCGCGACTATCGCACAGCAACGAAAATCCTCGATATTTATGCGCGAGACGACAACCCCTTATTTGTGGCCGAGATCGGAAACGATCAGCCCTACGCGCGATACCTGTTCGAAACACTCGGCCGGGGCGGTATTGGTATTGCACCTTTCGGTATGGATACCACCGGCTACACGAACTATCCGCTTGGTGCAAAAGGCTACCGCAGTGAAGACTTCGCTCCATTTGCGGAAGTCTTCGCACTGCTTTCGCCCTGGGCGCATCAATGGGCAAAGATCAGCTATGAATACCCGGTATGGGGCGTTGCAGAACCTGTTGATACCGAGAAAGCACAGGCCGTTTGGAATTCGGCCAACACAGTGACTAAAGCTGCACAAAAAAATCTGGCTACGGAGCTGACCCAAGTCCTGGATTTAGGCTTATGGAATGCCGAAGTAACCTATGGCCGCCCCATGTTTTGGATAGACCCGCCGAAAGGGAATAACCCGGCCTCCGGTGGCGCACTGGTGGCAAAACTTTCGGAAAATAGTTTCTTAGTTACAGGCCTGCGCTCACGCGTTACCTTCATGCCCTCCTCCGAACTTAGCGACAAACGCACAATGATAGTTCGGGTGGAAGAAGGCCACTTTTCAGATAAGGGGAAGTGGGTTTTCGAGCGGGTTTGGAATGGCGATCAAACTGACTGGGGCCTTAATTTCGACGATCAACACCACCTTCTTAAAATAACAATGGCAACCTACTAA